One genomic region from Neospora caninum Liverpool complete genome, chromosome V encodes:
- a CDS encoding Os10g0412100 protein, related — MARNSRNRRAPPPYGNSVILLVFPLGPLELPLDISLKLFLVDREEEEEEEEEEGDEEEEEEEKEGEEEEGDEEDEEEEEEEEEEEDEEEEADERGEVERESLSYLTRHLNGDAYACAASLFNAKGGISDGCALLYKTSFLEVLHTHAFHFSSLVDDFFQCQKTARDHMTLAFWRRVKEKRNLAVVASFRVKTTGQIVHVCTTHVFWDPRQPEVKLVQAFLLAGSLRRYVEEREKDAEEKPSGGQLPAGRRREARRENGETGAVSAAEGGRGETQREGERDGKGKGSEESDTAQEGSPERGETAFGLVRDSPLIIGGDFNSMPFQSVSKAAGPNGREKEGNCKNAESRRHSGVYQLLTQGLVLPSHPEHPVSFHPNVPADAVPPLTIRPFQSAYKEVLGEEPRFTNFTRDFQGCLDYIFFDNVAVKAVLSIPDENELKREVALPNSRFPSDHVALMAEFCLPL; from the exons ATGGCCCGCAACAGTCGAAACCGCAGAGCGCCTCCTCCGTACGGCAACTCCGTTATTCTtcttgtttttcctcttggTCCTCTTGAACTCCCTCTGGATATTTCTCTGAAGCTTTTTCTGGTG gacagagaagaagaggaagaagaagaggaagaagagggggacgaagaggaggaagaagaagagaaagagggagaagaagaagagggagacgaggaagacgaggaagaggaagaagaggaagaagaggaggaagacgaggaagaagaagcagacgagagagga GAAGTGGAAAGAGAGTCGCTTTCTTATCTGACAAGGCACCTGAACGGAGACGCCTACGCCTGCGCGGCTTCGCTCTTCAACGCCAAAGGAGGCATCAGCGACGGCTGTGCCTTGCTGTACAA AACGTCTTTTCTGGAGGTTCtccacacgcatgcatttcACTTCAGCAGCCTTGTCGACGACTTCTTTCAGTGCCAAAAGACAGCGCGCGATCAC aTGACGCTCGCCTTCTGGCGGCGCGTAAAGGAGAAGCGCAACTTGGCTGTCGTCGCCAGCTTTCGCGTCAAAACG ACGGGACAAATTGTCCACGTGTGCACGACGCACGTGTTTTGGGACCCTAGGCAACCGGAAGTGAAACTCGTGCAGGCCTTCCTGCTTGCCGGCAGCCTTCGGCGCTACGTGGAGGAACGGGAAAAGGACGCGGAGGAGAAACCGTCAGGAGGCCAACTCCCAgcggggagacggcgagaagcgagaagagagaatggagagacCGGGGCGGTTTCCGCGGCGGAAGGTgggcgaggggagacgcagagagagggtgaAAGAGACGGtaaaggaaaaggaagcgaagagtcTGATACGGCGCAAGAAGGAagcccagagagaggagaaacggctTTCGGGCTCGTCAGAGACTCCCCGCTTATCATTGGCGGCGACTTCAACTCCATGCCTTTCCAG AGCGTCAGCAAGGCTGCTGGACCGAACGgtcgggagaaagaaggaaactgcAAGAACGCAGAGAGTCGCCGCCACAGCGGCGTTTACCA ACTCCTCACACAGGGGcttgttctcccttcccACCCGGAGCATCCCGTCAGTTTCCATCCGAACGTTCCCGCCGACGCTGTTCCTCCCTTGACGATTCGTCCTTTCCAAAGCGCCTACAAGGAA GTGCTCGGCGAGGAGCCACGTTTCACAAATTTCACGCGAGACTTCCAGGGGTGTCTCGATTACATCTTCTTCGACAACGTAGCCGTCAAGGCTGTTCTCAGCATTCCCGACGAGAACGAACTGAA GCGAGAGGTCGCCCTCCCGAAttcccgtttcccttcgGACCACGTCGCTCTCATGGCAGAGTTTTGTCTGCCCCTTTGA
- a CDS encoding NAD(P)+ transhydrogenase, beta subunit, related → MAPVRQLRVNVTDYENIIEPDVWLQVIYTSAALFFVLSLRGLSRQESAKMGNIYGVIGMLVAVIGTLVSPFVYDRALWIFFVVCVPPAVISVIAAMLVKMTSIPQLVGALNAFGGLAATLESFALYFSPYEVAKQEAMQSVAETRYLQFQVYQTVFYLTGASIGMITFTGSLVACGKLSGWVASKPRVMPLRCLWMPVVLALLLAAGAGAGVLGLDNIPVGAVCLSLCTFLSALYGVCFVLAIGGADMPVVISVLNSGSGWAGVFAGLTLQNSIIIIAGAFVGASGIILSYVMCTAMNRSLCNVLLGGFGDTGQETSEQAFAGEAKIATTEQVCAYLLASKSVVIVPGYGMAVSHAQFAVHELTQQLRDRGAQVRFAIHPVAGRLPGHMNVLLAEANVPYDIVLSMDEINQDFPQTDAVIIIGANDTVNPAAQNVPGCPIYGMPVLEVWKAKKVIVLKRSMRVGYAGVDNPLFFHSNCEMLLGDAKASLQSLIADMDKREQPGKDSPLSSETQTNKSARIAVNLSGDEARKQDGTRTGLLTDKPETEGGNAETTAPAVAPTAGTTPAAETLPPLFFVGVLRERRPLERRVAMTPSVVKMLRDLQLGCIVERHAGLLAGFLDEQFVEAGAFIVDTPEEVVRLSRVIVKVTTYDCAEIALARTATNPQPSESAADPPLPSLVLPAKKEVSERDRPAPKEDRESPLRSSEKVFVAGFMGPNTATAPRASDTAGMSSEAVSELSQVDELLRAAVAAPDVTLISLDVLPRVTVAQKMDVLSSTAKLAGYRAVVEAIWHCGRLMGPEITPAGKYPPAKVLVVGAGVAGLQAIGDAHRLGADVRGFDVRLECKEQVESMGGRFLAMTFADEDEGHATAGGYAKPMSEAFIRKEMELFAEQCREIDILITTASLPGRRAPKLIKKEHVDTMKAGSVIIDLAAPTGGNVEVTRPGETFVYNGKVTVVGWTDLPSRMAPQASEMFARNIFNLLEHMGGGRAFAVNFDDDIIRAITVARNGKQTYPPPRKETEPGNPNAGSAGALLTRSAPDRTQENPTKTRWLRVQRSLSGRWRGIVAPLDVLTILGIAAFTALFAATAPPSFPPLLFIFFLACYVGYLLVWNVAPALHTPLMSVTNAISGTVLVGGMLGISARAYETFDKEAICPHTHLGPLQPFYCHSRGTAAIVLNAVAIAVASMNVFGGFAVTQRMLNMFKKSK, encoded by the exons ATGGCCCCTGTGCGGCAACTGCGGGTGAATGTAACGGACTACGAAAATATCATTGAACCCGACGTCTGGTTGCAAGTGATCTACACCTCTGcggccctcttcttcgttctctcgctccgggGTCTCAGTCGACAAGAAAGTGCAAAAATGGGAAACATTTACGGAGTCATTGGCATGCTCGTGGCAGTTATCGGAACGCTGGTGTCGCCTTTTGTATACGACCGAGCGCTGTGGATTTTTTTCGTCGTCTGCGTCCCTCCTGCGGTTATCTCCGTTATCGCCGCTATGCTGGTCAAGATGACCTCCATTCCTCAACT AGTGGGGGCGTTGAATGCATTTGGAGGCCTGGCAGCCACACTGGAAAGCTTCGCTCTCTATTTCTCTCCGTACGAGGTCGCAAAGCAAGAGGCAATGCAGTCTGTGGCAGAGACGCGGTACCTCCAATTCCAGGTATACCAGACTGTCTTCTATCTGACTG GCGCTTCAATTGGAATGATTACCTTTACAGGTTCCTTGGTGGCGTGCGGCAAGCTGTCGGGGTGGGTTGCGTCCAAGCCGCGAGTGATGCCATTGCGCTGCCTGTGGATGcccgtcgtcctcgcgttGCTTCTGGCGGCGGGTGCGGGGGCGGGCGTGTTGGGACTGGACAACATCCCCGTTGGcgctgtgtgtctgtcgctCTGCACGTTTTTGTCCGCTCTCTACGGCGTCTGTTTCGTTCTCGCCATCGGCGGCGCCGATATGCCGGTGGTGATTTCGGTGCTAAACAGCGGCAGTGGATGGGCTGGCGTGTTTGCGGGGTTGACGCTCCAAAACAGCATTATCATCATCGCGGGAGCGTTTGTGGGCGCCTCGGGCATCATTTTGTCCTACGTGATGTGCACGGCGATGAATCGGTCTCTCTGCAACGTCCTGCTCGGCGGATTCGGCGACACAGGCCAGGAGACCAGTGAGCAGGCGTTCGCGGGCGAAGCAAAGATCGCCACCACCGAGCAAGTCTGCGCGTACCTTCTCGCGTCGAAAAGCGTGGTCATCGTGCCGGGATACGGGATGGCGGTCTCGCACGCCCAGTTCGCCGTCCACGAGTTGACGCAGCAGCTACGCGATAGAGGCGCGCAGGTGCGCTTCGCGATCCACCCCGTTGCCGGGCGACTTCCCGGGCACATGAACGTTTTGCTGGCTGAGGCGAACGTCCCGTACGACATTGTCTTGTCCATGGACGAAATCAACCAAGACTTTCCTCAGACCGACGCGGTCATTATCATTGGCGCAAACGACACTGTGAACCCTGCCGCGCAAAACGTGCCCGGATGCCCCATCTACGGAATGCCCGTCCTAGAGGTttggaaggcgaagaaagtcATCGTGCTGAAACGGTCCATGCGCGTCGGCTACGCAGGCGTTGACAAcccgctcttcttccattCAAATTGCGAAATGCTCttgggagacgcgaaagcgTCCCTGCAGAGCCTCATTGCAGATATGGACAAACGCGAGCAACCGGGCAAAGACAGCCCTCTCTCGTCCGAAACTCAGACCAACAAAAGCGCCAGGATCGCCGTCAACCTCTCAGGGGACGAAGCGCGCAAGCAGGACGGAACGCGGACTGGCCTTCTCACAGACAAACCTGAAACCGAGggcggaaacgcagaaacgaCGGCGCCAGCAGTGGCTCCAACTGCGGGGACGACACCC GCTGCTGAGACCCTCcccccgctcttcttcgtcggtgTGTTGCGGGAGCGCAGGCCGCTGGAGCGGCGCGTGGCCATGACGCCGAGCGTGGTGAAGATGCTTCGAGACCTTCAGCTGGGTTGCATTGTTGAGAGGCACGCAGGCCTTTTGGCGGGGTTTCTGGATGAGCAATTCGTGGAAGCAGGCGCCTTTATCGTCGACACGCCTGAGGAGGtggttcgtctctcgcgcgtgaTCGTGAAAGTGACGACTTACGACTGCGCAGAGATCGCGCTGGCGAGGACAGCGACGAACCCACAGCCCTCCGAGAGCGCCGCCGACCCCCCGTTGCCGTCGCTTGTTCTTCCTGCCAAAAAGGAAGTCAGCGAGCGAGATCGTCCCGCTCCGAAAGAAGACCGTGAATCCCCCCTTCGCTCTTCGGAGAAAGTCTTTGTGGCGGGGTTCATGGGACCCAACACGGCGACAGCACCGCGCGCGTCTGACACTGCTGGTATGAGTTCCGAGGCTGTCTCGGAACTCTCGCAGGTGGATGAGCTGCTTCGCGCCGCCGTGGCCGCGCCTGATGTCACGCTCATCTCCCTGGACGTCCTCCCTCGGGTGACTGTCGCCCAGAAGATGGACGTTTTGTCGAGCACGGCGAAGCTCGCGGGATACCGCGCGGTGGTAGAGGCGATTTGGCACTGTGGCCGACTCATGGGCCCGGAAATCACCCCCGCAGGGAAGTACCCGCCCGCGAAAGTTCTCGTCGTTGGCGCAGGCGTCGCGGGTTTGCAGGCGATTGGAGACGCACATCGGCTGGGCGCAGACGTCCGAGGCTTCGATGTGCGACTCGAGTGTAAAGAACAGGTGGAGTCGATGGGGGGGCGGTTTCTGGCCATGACGTTtgccgacgaagacgaaggccaCGCGACGGCGGGGGGTTACGCGAAGCCGATGAGTGAAGCGTTTATCCGGAAAGAAATGGAGTTGTTTGCCGAGCAGTGCAGAGAAATCGACATCCTCATCACCACAGCCTCGCTTCCGGGCCGACGAGCCCCCAAACTGATTAAAAAGGAACATGTCGACACCATGAAGGCCGGAAGCGTGATCATCGACCTCGCGGCGCCGACGGGGGGGAACGTCGAGGTGACGCGACCGGGGGAGACGTTCGTGTACAACGGGAAAGTCACAGTCGTCGGGTGGACAGATCTCCCCTCTCGGATGGCGCCGCAGGCCTCGGAGATGTTCGCCCGCAACATTTTCAACTTGCTCGAGCACATGGGAGGCGGCCGAGCCTTCGCCGTCAACTTTGACGACGACATCATCCGCGCAATCACCGTCGCGCGGAACGGGAAACAGACCTACCCGCcgccgagaaaagaaacggagcCGGGGAACCCGAACGCGGGGAGTGCAGGGGCTCTGCTCACGCGCTCCGCCCCGGACCGCACACAAGAAAATCCGACAAAAACCCGATGGTTGCGAGTGCAGAGGAGCCTGAGCGGCAGATGGCGAGGCATCGTGGCGCCTCTGGACGTCCTCACGATTCTCGGCATCGCCGCCTTCACCGCACTCTTTGCAGCGACAGctccgccttccttccccccgttgctcttcatcttcttcctcgcctgttACGTCGGCTACCTCCTCGTCTGGAACGTCGCTCCTGCACTTCACACGCCGCTCATGTCAGTCACGAACGCCATCAGCGGAACTGTCCTCGTCGGCGGGATGCTCGGCATCAGCGCACGCGCGTACGAAACGTTCGACAAAGAAGCGATTTGCCCTCACACCCACCTCGGACCCCTCCAGCCGTTTTACTGTCACTCGCGAGGCACGGCCGCGATCGTCTTGAATGCGGTCGCTATTGCCGTTGCATCCATGAATGTGTTTGGCGGCTTCGCTGTCACGCAACGCATGCTCAACATGTTCAAGAAGTCGAAGTAG